One stretch of Streptomyces sp. R21 DNA includes these proteins:
- a CDS encoding DUF6104 family protein, with product MYFTDRGIEELEKRRGEEEVTFEWLAEQLRTFVDLNPDFEVPVERLATWLARLDDEDEDE from the coding sequence TTGTACTTCACCGACCGTGGCATCGAGGAACTGGAGAAGCGGCGCGGCGAGGAGGAGGTCACCTTCGAGTGGCTCGCCGAGCAGCTGCGTACGTTCGTCGATCTCAATCCGGACTTCGAGGTGCCGGTGGAGCGGCTGGCGACCTGGCTGGCGCGGTTGGACGACGAGGACGAGGACGAGTAG
- a CDS encoding CU044_2847 family protein, whose translation MSHIQEIELPDGTVITARVGTPESYGGDDQDVGFLDVARSKVEDLGELITGVGSSVLRAARAAGPDEAAVTFGVEITAKEGLAMAVLARGEAKASLEVTLTWQFDKQRARDAAAADRHLPGGAEPLTGIHARGGARPPTSNFEPRDDPATHD comes from the coding sequence ATGAGTCATATCCAGGAGATCGAGCTGCCGGACGGCACGGTGATCACGGCCCGGGTCGGGACGCCGGAGAGTTACGGCGGGGACGATCAGGACGTCGGCTTCCTCGACGTCGCCCGGTCCAAGGTGGAGGACCTCGGGGAGCTGATCACGGGCGTCGGGAGCAGCGTTCTCCGGGCCGCCCGCGCGGCCGGACCCGACGAGGCCGCCGTCACCTTCGGGGTGGAGATCACCGCGAAGGAGGGCCTGGCGATGGCCGTACTCGCCCGGGGCGAGGCCAAGGCCTCCCTGGAGGTCACCCTCACCTGGCAGTTCGACAAGCAGCGGGCACGGGACGCCGCCGCGGCCGACCGCCACCTGCCGGGCGGTGCCGAGCCACTGACCGGCATCCACGCTCGGGGTGGCGCCCGGCCACCGACCAGCAACTTCGAGCCGCGCGACGACCCCGCCACGCATGACTGA